The proteins below are encoded in one region of Triticum aestivum cultivar Chinese Spring chromosome 1B, IWGSC CS RefSeq v2.1, whole genome shotgun sequence:
- the LOC123136991 gene encoding U-box domain-containing protein 16 yields the protein MASARNAAPEPSSSSSSPYSSSASDVEILRSLRCLARDLAAADPPAPFLRAVFASVSRRARLLVAVFDDLLLLGASAALPRSASLCLREVLLVLQRFKAVVADCSARSRMRLLLQSDEVAARVRELQHDLATLLDILPVGELGLADDVADLLTLASRQCRRRAPEAAAEQELKASVLALIQEVEREIVPERERLEAILEEVAINDPASCSQEIEILEREIGDRLAERWTSAMIALVGLLRYAKCVLFSAATPRPLDSKVDADDDDAEPLAPPPDFRCPISLDLMRDPVVSASGQTYDRESITRWFGAGKSTCPKTGQVLTNLELVPNKALKNLISRWCRENGVAMEGSEPGKPEPAPPVAANKAAVEAARMTASFLVKKLSASFSPSSDNRVVHEIRLLAKSGSESRAFIGEAGAVPLLVPLLNSEDAALQVNAVTALLNLSILDANKKRIMHADGAVAALCQVMGSGATWRAKENAAATVLSLSAVHTYRRRLGRNPLVIEKVVLLVRTGPPSTKKDALAALLCLSAERENVGKLVSAGAAEAALSAISEEETAAAVLASLAKRGGAEAIVNIDGAVAKLVAEMRRGTEWSRECAAAALVLLCRRAGAAAASQVLAINGVEWAIWELMGSGSERARRKAASLGRTCRRWAAANAAQNAEFPTSTVSPATVAAS from the coding sequence ATGGCCAGCGCGCGCAACGCGGCGCCCGagccgtcctcttcttcgtcctcgccATACTCCTCGTCGGCGTCCGACGTGGAGATCCTCCGCTCCCTGCGCTGCCTGGCGCGCGACCtggccgccgccgacccgccggcgCCGTTCCTCAGGGCGGTCTTCGCGTCCGTGTCCCGCCGGGCGCGGCTCCTCGTCGCCGTGTTCGACGACCTGCTGCTGCTGGGAGCGAGCGCCGCCCTGCCGCGGTCCGCCTCGCTGTGCCTCCGCGAGGTGCTGCTTGTGCTGCAGCGGTTCAAGGCCGTCGTGGCCGACTGCTCCGCGCGCAGCCGCATGCGCCTGCTGCTGCAGTCCGACGAGGTCGCCGCGCGCGTGCGCGAGCTGCAGCACGACCTCGCCACGCTGCTCGATATTCTCCCGGTTGGTGAGCTTGGGCTGGCTGACGACGTGGCGGACCTCCTCACGCTCGCCTCCCGCCagtgccgccgccgcgcgcccgaggcCGCGGCCGAGCAGGAGCTCAAGGCCAGCGTGCTGGCGCTCATACAGGAGGTCGAGCGGGAGATCGTGCCTGAGCGGGAGCGCCTGGAGGCCATCCTCGAGGAGGTGGCCATCAACGACCCGGCCAGCTGCAGCCAGGAGATCGAGATCTTGGAGCGGGAGATCGGCGACCGCCTGGCGGAGAGGTGGACTTCGGCGATGATTGCCCTCGTCGGGCTCCTTCGGTACGCCAAGTGCGTCCTCTTCAGCGCTGCCACGCCGCGGCCGCTGGACTCCAAGGTGGACGCCGACGACGATGACGCCGAGCCTCTAGCGCCGCCGCCGGACTTCCGGTGCCCCATCTCTCTCGACCTGATGCGCGACCCGGTTGTGTCCGCTAGTGGCCAGACGTACGACCGCGAATCCATTACGCGGTGGTTCGGTGCCGGCAAGTCGACGTGCCCCAAGACAGGCCAGGTGCTCACTAATCTGGAGCTCGTGCCCAACAAGGCGCTCAAGAACTTGATCTCGCGGTGGTGCCGGGAGAATGGCGTCGCCATGGAAGGCAGCGAGCCTGGCAAGCCCGAGCCGGCGCCACCGGTGGCCGCAAACAAGGCCGCGGTGGAGGCGGCGCGCATGACCGCGTCGTTTCTTGTGAAGAAGCTCTCGGCCTCGTTCTCCCCTAGCTCGGACAACCGCGTGGTTCACGAGATCCGTCTGCTCGCCAAGTCCGGCTCCGAGAGCCGCGCCTTCATCGGGGAGGCCGGCGCAGTCCCGCTCCTCGTGCCACTGCTCAACTCTGAGGACGCCGCGCTGCAGGTCAACGCCGTGACGGCGCTGCTCAACCTCTCCATTCTCGATGCCAACAAGAAGCGCATCATGCACGCCGACGGCGCGGTGGCGGCCCTCTGCCAAGTGATGGGCTCCGGCGCGACCTGGCGGGCGAAGGAGAACGCAGCTGCCACCGTGCTCAGCTTGTCGGCCGTCCATACGTACCGCCGTCGTCTCGGCCGGAACCCACTAGTGATCGAGAAGGTCGTGCTCCTGGTGCGCACGGGCCCCCCGAGCACCAAGAAGGACGCGCTGGCTGCGCTGCTGTGCCTGTCCGCCGAGAGGGAGAACGTGGGCAAGCTGGTGAGCGCAGGCGCCGCGGAGGCGGCACTGTCTGCCATCAGCGAGGAGGAGACCGCGGCGGCGGTGCTGGCGTCGCTGGCCAAGCGCGGGGGAGCGGAGGCGATCGTGAACATCGACGGCGCCGTGGCGAAGCTGGTGGCCGAGATGCGGCGCGGCACGGAGTGGTCGCGGgagtgcgcggcggcggcgctggtgctgCTGTGCCGGCGCGCGGGGGCCGCGGCGGCGTCGCAGGTGCTGGCGATCAACGGCGTGGAGTGGGCGATCTGGGAGCTGATGGGCAGCGGCTCGGAGCGGGCGCGCCGGAAGGCCGCGTCCCTCGGCAGGACGTGCCGGCGCTGGGCGGCCGCCAACGCGGCGCAGAACGCGGAATTCCCCACCTCCACCGTCTCGCCGGCCACCGTGGCCGCATCGTGA